One part of the Amphiura filiformis chromosome 5, Afil_fr2py, whole genome shotgun sequence genome encodes these proteins:
- the LOC140152027 gene encoding melatonin receptor type 1A-like, giving the protein MEDNITEQSAVATTYHPYYKNYIERQILASLIGIIAVLGFCGNCLVILAVALSRKLRNSTNVFVVNLALADLLTCLFLPWTAIAILSEDGWTLPMIICIMDGFCLIMCLGCSINTLACISINRLVLVTKARQKYTWLYTPRKIAIMLFLIWLLPAIIATIPLVSEAGELGYDFYFSTCSWDSQNNGADLIDGEYQDALLSLYA; this is encoded by the exons ATGGAAGATAATATAACTGAACAAAGTGCAGTAGCTACAACATATCATCCTTATTACAAGAATTACATTGAAAGGCAAATATTGGCTTCACTAATAGGCATCATTGCAGTACTTGGGTTCTGTGGAAACTGTTTAGTTATTCTCGCTGTCGCATTATCACGGAAACTACGCAATTCCACCAATGTGTTTGTGGTAAACTTAGCTCTTGCAGATTTATTAACATGCTTATTTTTACCTTGGACAGCTATTGCAATTTTAAGCGAAGATGGTTGGACTTTACCAATGATCATCTGTATCATGGATGGATTTTGTCTCATAATGTGCCTCGGTTGTAGTATTAACACTTTAGCTTGCATATCAATTAACCGCTTAGTCTTAGTAACTAAAGCACGACAGAAATACACTTGGTTGTATACACCTAGAAAAATTGCAATCATGTTGTTTCTGATATGGTTGCTACCTGCTATTATTGCCACCATTCCCCTCGTGTCAGAAGCAGGAGAATTAGGTTATGACTTTTATTTCAGCACATGTTCTTGGGATTCTCAAAATAATGGCGCTGATCT AATAGATGGTGAATATCAGGACGCTTTGCTTTCTCTGTATGCTTAG